Proteins co-encoded in one Stomoxys calcitrans chromosome 5, idStoCalc2.1, whole genome shotgun sequence genomic window:
- the LOC106082352 gene encoding neuropeptide-like 1 isoform X2: protein MQQLKQQRKLFQQQQQPLTVIKLWLLFGLLLNVAQHPRAVKATDDVANVSPCELESIINQLVNPSPQYEMHVSSLRNQLRNILRERQLEEGEEQNLNNDMDYLEEDKRSAVGLVSQGLLNLNNPKRSLATLAKNGQLPTPDPEIVPEDDQRSEDKRNIGSLARSGQLGYGKRNIGTLARDYQLPNGKRNLATMARLGLLGRNEPKRNVAAVARYNSQRMYNNAAEKRNIGALKASPVHGFQQKRAEDESPVYLPASYYVDPFAYYWNYGTYADLDWGDFGRAQKRFLDTSKDPELFGIENSNFLQSLDNAKPSEPQSMSDGVEEMPADNDLDAESATPTISDSDSDTEDAVYAAPSKRHIGAVYRSGFLPSYRALRSPMGSGSGGAVGGGRFSRSGRARQFV from the exons GCCCAACATCCACGTGCTGTTAAGGCAACGGACGATGTGGCTAATGTATCACCGTGTGAATTGGAATCGATAATAAATCAATTGGTGAATCCTTCCCCGCAGTATGAAATGCAT GTGTCTTCCCTTCGCAATCAATTACGCAATATATTGAGAGAACGCCAACTGGAGGAGGGTGAGGAGCAGAATCTCAACAATGACATGGACTATTTGGAGGAGGACAAACGTTCGGCTGTTGGTTTGGTCTCTCAAGGCCTGCTCAATTTGAACAATCCCAAACGCAGCCTCGCCACCttggccaaaaatggccaaCTGCCAACTCCAGATCCCGAAATTGTGCCCGAAGATGACCAAAGGTCGGAGGATAAACGCAACATTGGCTCCTTGGCACGCTCCGGACAGTTGGGCTATGGCAAGCGCAACATAGGCACCTTGGCTCGTGACTATCAATTGCCAAATGGCAAACGCAATCTGGCCACCATGGCCCGCTTGGGCCTGCTGGGCCGCAATGAGCCCAAACGCAATGTGGCCGCTGTGGCACGCTACAACTCGCAACGCATGTACAACAATGCCGCAGAGAAACGTAACATAGGAGCCCTAAAAGCTTCTCCTGTACACGGTTTTCAGCAGAAGCGAGCCGAGGACGAGTCTCCCGTCTATTTGCCAGCCTCCTACTATGTCGATCCCTTTGCCTATTACTGGAACTATGGCACATATGCCGATCTCGACTGGGGTGACTTTGGCAGGGCCCAAAAGCGCTTTCTCG ACACTTCCAAGGACCCCGAATTGTTCGGcatcgaaaattcaaatttcctgCAAAGCTTGGACAATGCTAAACCCTCAGAGCCCCAGAGCATGTCAGATGGAGTGGAAGAGATGCCGGCAGACAATGATCTGGACGCGGAGAGCGCCACACCAACAATCTCCGATAGCGACTCGGACACCGAGGATGCGGTGTATGCAGCGCCCTCTAAGCGACACATAGGAGCCGTTTATCGCTCCGGTTTCTTGCCCTCGTACAGAGCTTTACGCAGCCCCATGGGCTCTGGAAGTGGTGGTGCTGTAGGTGGAGGCCGTTTTAGTCGTTCTGGACGTGCCAGGCAATTTGTATGA